Proteins from a genomic interval of Kitasatospora kifunensis:
- the mltG gene encoding endolytic transglycosylase MltG, giving the protein MDQDAVPGLSPGHLGAPTFEPAPAPVDLATGPDPAGEPEEPESAHPDHTGLACGLTLLLLALLAGGALLAGRALFVHSGPSRPADYAGHGHGEVIQISVPEGASLTKIAQILQQNQVVASVRAFTSVAAGSSTKIQPGTYALRHQMSAGAALGVLGNPANANALTIPEGRRASQVYSAIDQRLNLPAGTAQHTAEQHLAELKLPDYAVGNPEGLLFPSTYSVTGDTTALSLLQQMVARAGREFGTDDIDHPEVSGLTGYQALVVASLVQGESDNPDDMAKVARVIYNRLARSMPLQLDSTINYALGRATLHTSVTDTQLDSPFNTYRVPGLPPTPIDNPGHDAVRAALNPAPGDWLYFVTVRPGDTRFTDSDQQHRKNVEEFNAYQARHSASPSATDGDSSESTGQ; this is encoded by the coding sequence ATGGACCAGGACGCGGTCCCCGGGCTGAGCCCGGGTCATCTCGGAGCCCCGACCTTCGAACCGGCGCCGGCCCCCGTGGACCTGGCCACCGGCCCCGACCCGGCCGGTGAGCCCGAGGAACCGGAGTCGGCACACCCCGATCACACGGGCCTGGCCTGCGGGCTCACCCTGCTGCTGCTCGCGCTGCTGGCCGGCGGCGCGTTGCTGGCCGGGCGCGCCCTGTTCGTCCATTCGGGGCCGAGTCGACCCGCCGACTACGCGGGCCACGGCCACGGCGAGGTGATCCAGATCTCGGTGCCGGAGGGCGCCAGCCTCACCAAGATCGCCCAGATTCTGCAGCAGAACCAGGTGGTGGCCAGCGTCCGGGCGTTCACCTCCGTCGCGGCCGGCAGCAGCACCAAGATCCAGCCCGGCACCTACGCGCTGCGCCACCAGATGTCGGCCGGCGCCGCGCTGGGCGTGCTCGGCAACCCGGCCAACGCCAACGCGCTGACCATCCCCGAGGGCCGCCGCGCCAGCCAGGTCTACTCCGCCATCGACCAGCGGCTGAACCTGCCGGCCGGCACCGCCCAGCACACCGCCGAGCAGCACCTGGCCGAGCTCAAGTTGCCGGACTACGCGGTCGGCAACCCGGAGGGGCTGCTCTTCCCCTCCACCTACAGCGTGACCGGGGACACCACGGCACTCAGCCTGCTCCAGCAGATGGTGGCCCGAGCCGGCCGCGAGTTCGGTACCGACGACATCGACCACCCCGAGGTCAGTGGGCTGACGGGCTACCAGGCACTGGTGGTGGCCAGCCTGGTCCAGGGCGAGTCGGACAATCCGGATGACATGGCGAAGGTGGCCAGGGTGATCTACAACCGGCTGGCCCGCTCGATGCCGCTGCAACTCGACTCCACCATCAACTACGCGCTGGGCCGCGCCACGCTGCACACGAGCGTGACCGACACCCAGCTCGACTCGCCGTTCAACACCTACCGGGTGCCAGGACTGCCACCGACCCCGATCGACAACCCGGGGCACGACGCGGTCCGGGCGGCGCTGAACCCGGCACCGGGGGACTGGCTCTACTTCGTCACCGTGCGCCCCGGCGATACCAGGTTCACCGACAGTGATCAGCAGCACCGCAAGAACGTCGAGGAGTTCAACGCCTACCAAGCCCGGCACTCCGCCTCGCCCAGTGCCACGGACGGTGATTCCTCCGAGTCGACCGGGCAGTGA
- the ruvX gene encoding Holliday junction resolvase RuvX, producing the protein MEPQLSAGSPDEPKPWRRGRRIAVDVGDARIGVASCDPDGLIATPVETVPAGGRSQARLKAIVEEYDAIEVVVGLPRSLSGKEGPAAEKVRGYAGRLAALLDPVPIRLVDERMTTVTAAQGMRAAGVKAKKGRSAIDQAAAVVILQSALEAERVSGRPPGESVAPVR; encoded by the coding sequence ATGGAGCCTCAGCTGTCAGCCGGCTCGCCGGACGAGCCCAAGCCTTGGCGCCGGGGCCGGCGGATCGCCGTCGACGTCGGTGACGCCCGGATCGGGGTCGCCTCCTGCGACCCCGACGGCCTGATCGCCACGCCCGTGGAGACGGTCCCCGCCGGGGGCCGCTCCCAGGCGCGGCTCAAGGCGATCGTGGAGGAGTACGACGCGATCGAGGTGGTGGTCGGCCTGCCGCGCTCGCTCAGCGGCAAGGAGGGCCCGGCGGCCGAGAAGGTCCGCGGCTACGCGGGTCGGCTGGCCGCGCTGCTCGACCCGGTGCCGATCCGGCTGGTGGACGAGCGGATGACCACGGTCACGGCGGCCCAGGGGATGCGCGCCGCCGGGGTGAAGGCCAAGAAGGGCCGTTCGGCGATCGACCAGGCCGCGGCCGTGGTGATCCTGCAGAGCGCGCTCGAGGCCGAACGAGTGAGCGGTCGGCCGCCCGGCGAGAGTGTCGCACCAGTGCGCTGA